A single Leishmania major strain Friedlin complete genome, chromosome 24 DNA region contains:
- a CDS encoding putative aspartate aminotransferase translates to MLRHVCSSAVVAYSAGLAPVSCRRDGSTSYFSAVPRAPPDAIMGIAADFAKDMCPSKVNLCIGVYRDEQNKPFVLESVRKAMSHIVERDTQMDYAPIAGLPSFVNSVQRLCFGKPMLDVQGDRIASAQTLSGTGALHLGVQLLQRSSGGSGTATLHIPSPSYPNHLNILQHLNVEASYYPYYNLNTHRLNIEAMLNYLRQLPAGSVVLLHACAHNPTGCDPTPEEWQQIVDVICRSDLIPFVDMAYQGFATGDIERDAYVLRALNQQEVPTYLVAQSLAKSFGLYGHRTGAVHIRCTTQKEKANVLSQLQSTIRATYSNPPIFGARIADEILRTPQLRELWKSELNQMSSRLQDVRHRLVAQLRACGSTRDWEYLEKGVGMMSLTGLTEEQVMALQQKYSVYLTRNGRIAFSGLSSENVAYVAQSIHDVSR, encoded by the coding sequence ATGCTTCGTCACGTGTGCTCGTCCGCCGTCGTGGCCTACAGTGCTGGCCTGGCGCCGgtcagctgccgccgtgacGGGTCGACGAGCTACTTCTCGgccgtgccgcgcgcgcctccagATGCCATCATGGGCATTGCTGCGGACTTTGCCAAGGACATGTGCCCAAGCAAGGTAAACCTTTGCATCGGAGTCTACCGTGATGAGCAGAACAAGCCCTTTGTGCTGGAGTCTGTGCGCAAGGCCATGTCGCACATTGTGGAGCGCGACACGCAGATGGACTATGCACCCATTGCGGGTCTGCCGTCCTTCGTGAATAGCGTGCAGCGGCTATGCTTTGGAAAGCCAATGCTGGACGTTCAAGGGGACCGCATCGCCTCGGCACAAACTCTTAGTGGCACCGGTGCCCTGCACCTCGGCGTGCAGCTACTGCAGCGCTCCTCTGGTGGCTCCGGCACCGCGACGCTGCACATCCCGAGCCCCTCCTACCCGAATCACCTGAATATCCTGCAGCATCTAAACGTTGAGGCTAGCTATTACCCGTACTACAATCTGAACACGCATCGCTTGAACATCGAGGCGATGCTCAACTatctgcgccagctgccCGCCGGCTCCGTGGTCCTGCTGCACGCCTGTGCGCACAACCCGACTGGGTGCGACCCTACTCCAGAGGAATGGCAGCAGATTGTAGACGTCATCTGCCGAAGCGATCTCATTCCGTTCGTTGACATGGCATACCAGGGTTTTGCGACGGGTGACATCGAGCGTGACGCCTACGTCCTACGCGCGTTGAATCAGCAAGAGGTCCCCACGTACTTGGTGGCCCAGTCGTTGGCGAAGAGCTTTGGTCTCTACGGGCATCGCACTGGCGCCGTCCACATCCGCTGCACCACGCAGAAGGAGAAGGCAAATGTcctgtcgcagctgcagtcgACGATTCGCGCCACCTACAGCAACCCTCCCATCTTCGGTGCTCGCATCGCGGACGAAATTTTGCGAaccccgcagctgcgcgagctgtgGAAGTCGGAGCTGAACCAGATGTCGAGCCGACTGCAGGATGTTCGGCACCGCCTCGTGGCCCAGCTGCGTGCTTGTGGCTCGACGCGCGACTGGGAGTACCTCGAGAAAGGTGTGGGTATGATGTCGCTGACGGGGCTGACGGAGGAGCAGgtgatggcgctgcagcagaagtACAGCGTCTACCTGACGCGCAACGGTCGCATCGCATTTTCTGGACTGAGCTCCGAAAATGTGGCCTACGTCGCTCAGTCCATCCACGATGTGTCCCGGTAG
- a CDS encoding ppg3-related protein-like protein: protein MLQDQDRSRRAKRKHAQTSSSFDRWLERTQRRGAGAHGSGVDHRSYMDDGCHVDPQSIGRAALGHRSSHAPLPWSPVLYPISPPGQHSRLEDLEARLLMQGHYNHLFPAAAARDEVGYNAISAPQVAPASRTLDMPPSDAASSHSCGGVAYSLGGTVDGIAKDGGRSVAIGGPLFLSTPHRHTQEVRSRCALPSGGTDATGVISAAEVEAERYIARLEEEVQTLMMEISDKDRCIVLISAAKEAMAVQLQEQMTRGDLISDESATRQMLSYNFMRRVAFHKTQAESNLALELNTQISVLKYELKLAETMLAQSQSSATAAASQHQQQLLKEKKGEDELARSFSATLRSLLQDEYDRLAQLVSEMPSKVQMIMSASGSTPRGEGDNAAKDAVALQQRRLHELLESLLASRGGAAASPSPPPLKDADSSHLVGLVSSVCRHHAAMTDIYCAEADRKAALAQYEGDIVRLISAKQSVLTWATLYQEKKDEVKHLKEKIMSLRAELRAAQEQSRRVVSSGPSAGGGVGSAISTQRYEAYAAPYVPASAKLRRSSRDAPESSSISPQMKPRAAAIKMPIGVLREEARRLGALPASYYWPLVRSASPSMGSLSASSSPAKAERRLRIQDRKHEASGKRGGSEEAVAASAVVEVLTVVSSSSHACSPAVSASQAAPRQLESGGTSPSAPSPRAALPRTEKAQRSAAQSQPRVRGRRQRSQTTSQKCSSRTALSSSSSSSRQSKVLPAARALKVATLKRVFAAEEASSLDSSSSASSLSVLSHTKPQRAAAKPTAATATQQPRPKALHNSFDDADSGSSDAGAATVPEGTFDALHRRSTSKLAATGASAKAAVSSKTISSAAAASENPKKHRAKVGGGDDASSANVSMTSLSSVPVKTTVGGLSTSARTIENKGTSAASAKPTHMRRSSFDEDDSDDGAEDSSSSSDNASATPVPAPRARVGSSTARASTAAAKPSAERRSVSATTNTTPSTSRLGEATSKILSAKPTKLKLPTW, encoded by the coding sequence atGCTGCAAGACCAGGATCGCAGCAGACGGGCCAAGAGAAAGCACGCGCAGACCTCTTCTTCTTTCGACCGCTGGCTAGAACGAACGCAGCGGcgtggtgctggcgcgcaCGGTAGCGGAGTGGATCACCGGTCTTACATGGACGACGGATGCCACGTCGACCCGCAAAGCATCGGCCGGGCTGCGCTgggccaccgcagcagccacgcgccgctgccttggTCGCCGGTGCTGTACCCTATCTCCCCTCCGgggcagcacagccgcctGGAAGATTTAGAAGCTCGGTTGCTAATGCAAGGGCACTACAACCATCTTTTCccagcggccgctgcacgcGACGAGGTGGGCTATAACGCCATCAGCGCACCGCAGGTGGCGCCCGCGAGCCGGACTCTGGATATGCCGCCCAGCGATGCGGCATCTTCGCACtcgtgcggcggcgtcgcatACTCGCTCGGCGGTACCGTGGATGGAATAGCCAAGGATGGCGGTCGTTCTGTCGCGATTGGCGGGCCGTTGTTTCTCAGCACACCCCACCGCCATACTCAGGAAGTgaggagccgctgcgcgctgccgagcggcggcaccgatgCGACGGGTGTCATCAGCGCAGCCGAGGTAGAGGCAGAGCGGTACATTGCGCGTCtcgaggaagaggtgcagaCGCTGATGATGGAGATCTCTGACAAGGATCGCTGCATTGTCTTGATTTCGGCTGCgaaggaggcgatggcggttcagctgcaggagcagaTGACGAGAGGGGACCTAATCTCGGACGAGAGCGCCACGCGGCAGATGCTGAGCTACAACTTTATGCGTAGGGTGGCGTTCCATAAGACACAGGCGGAGAGTAACCTGGCACTGGAGCTCAACACCCAAATCTCCGTTCTCAAATACGAGCTGAAACTTGCAGAAACCATGCTAGCGCAGTcgcagagcagcgccaccgccgcggcgtctcagcaccaacagcagctgctcaaggaaaagaagggcgaggacgagctggcccgctccttctccgccacTTTAAGGTCTCTCCTGCAGGACGAGTACGATCGTCTGGCGCAGCTTGTGTCAGAGATGCCAAGCAAGGTGCAGATGATAATGTCCGCAAGTGGTAGCACGCCGCGCGGCGAGGGGGACAATGCCGCAAAGGATGCGGTGGCactccagcagcgacggctgCACGAATTGCTAGAGTCTCTGCTCGCCtcgcgcggtggtgcggcagcctcgccgtcgccaccgccgctcaaGGACGCGGACTCGTCGCACCTTGTCGGCCTTGTCTCGAGTGTGTGCCGCCATCATGCTGCTATGACTGATATCTACTGTGCCGAGGCCGACCGGAAGGCAGCGTTGGCGCAGTATGAGGGCGACATTGTGCGCCTCATCAGTGCGAAGCAAAGCGTGCTTACCTGGGCAACGCTGTATCAGGAAAAGAAGGATGAGGTCAAGCATCTGAAGGAGAAGATCATGAGCCTGCGGGCCGAACTGCGGGCTGCACAAGAGCAGAGTCGACGAGTCGTCAGCAGCGGTCCGAGCGCGGGTGGCGGGGTGGGTAGCGCCATCAGCACGCAGAGATACGAGGCGTACGCTGCGCCATACGTGCCTGCCTCGGCGAAGCTGCGAAGGTCGTCGCGTGATGCACCTGAAAGCTCTTCTATCTCACCGCAGATGAAGCCTCGAGCTGCTGCCATCAAGATGCCGATCGGCGTACTGCGAGAAGAGGCTCGGCGCCTCGGTGCCCTGCCGGCGTCGTACTACTGGCCGCTCGTCAGGAGCGCGTCCCCGTCAATGGGCTCTCTCTCCGCATCAAGCAGCCCGGCGAAGGCGGAACGGAGGCTTCGGATTCAAGACCGAAAGCATGAGGCGAGCGGCAAGCGCGGTGGCTCTGAGGAGGCGGTTGCGGCGTCTGCTGTTGTCGAAGTGCTCACAGTCGTCAGCAGCTCGAGTCACGCGTGCAGCCCGGCTGTGTCCGCCAGTCAAGCCGCACCGCGCCAGCTGGAAAGTGGAGGCACGTCGCCGtcagcaccgtcgcctcgggcggcgctgccacgcacagagaaagCTCAGCGCTCTGCtgcgcagtcgcagccgcgGGTGCGTGGCCGGAGACAACGCTCGCAGACGACGAGTCAGAAGTGTAGTTCACGAACGGCTCTCTCCagctcgtcgtcctcgtcccgTCAAAGTAAGGTGCTTCCTGCTGCCCGCGCGCTGAAGGTGGCAACGTTGAAGCGCGTATtcgcagcggaggaggcgagtAGCTTGGACTCTTCatcctcggcctcctccctATCTGTACTCAGCCACACCAAACCGCAGAGGGCGGCTGCCAAGcccacagcggcgacggcgacgcagcagccccgACCGAAGGCACTGCACAACTCCTTTGACGATGCCGACAGCGGTTCGAGCGACGCGggagcagcgacggtgccAGAGGGCACTTTCGATGCGTTGCACAGACGTTCAACCTCAAAGCTTGCAGCGACCGGTGCGTCTGCCAAGGCCGCCGTGTCCAGCAAGACGATCtcctcggccgccgcagcgtccgAGAACCCAAAGAAGCACCGCGCAAAGGTAGGGGGAGGCGATGACGCGTCGTCTGCCAACGTCAGCATGACGTCGCTCTCATCCGTACCTGTGAAGACCACCGTCGGCGGCCTGAGCACCTCGGCGCGTACGATCGAAAATAAGGGCAcaagcgccgcctccgccaagCCAACTCACATGCGGAGGTCATCCTTTGATgaggacgacagcgacgatggAGCCgaagacagcagcagcagctccgacaACGCCTCGGCCACCCCGGTTCCTGCACCGCGTGCCAGGGTCGGCTCAAGCACGGCAAGGGcctccaccgcggcagcgaagcCTTCAGCAGAAAGACGATCGGTTTCTGCtaccaccaacaccaccccTTCCACTTCTAGGCTCGGGGAGGCGACATCAAAAATATTATCTGCAAAGCCAACCAAGCTGAAACTACCCACGTGGTAA
- a CDS encoding putative ubiquitin carboxyl-terminal hydrolase — MPSDESRWCLIESDPAVFREIIQTVGVKGVSVEDLIMLDSSMLEQYEHVYALVLLFKWQSSEQASPLGTVVKDAPVFFAKQVIHNACATLAIMNTLCNYPDQVELGPKVQRYLSFCQELDPEMRGSLLDSFDELREAHNSFAPQSAFTKDGPSPKDADVYHFVSFVYRHGHIWELDGLQEGPLQCREATDANYREALVEVVQRRIDDIAAKDTTGAGQGISFSLMTIVDDPVTVLEKKIAALRAEEKPTTALDEELAEMLLLRKKDKEANVRRRHDYNAMIVALLKTLAERGKLEKVVAEVQAKASK; from the coding sequence ATGCCCAGCGATGAGAGCCGTTGGTGTTTAATCGAGAGCGATCCGGCGGTGTTCAGGGAGATCATCCAAACCGTCGGCGTGAAGGGGGTCTCCGTGGAGGACCTCATTATGCTCGACTCCTCGATGCTGGAGCAGTACGAGCACGTCTACGCCCTTGTGTTGCTGTTCAAGTGGCAGTCGTCGGAGCAGGCGTCGCCGCTCGGCACCGTCGTGAAGGACGCGCCGGTGTTCTTCGCCAAGCAGGTGATCCACAACGCCTGCGCCACGCTCGCCATCATGAACACGCTGTGCAACTACCCGGATCAGGTGGAGCTGGGGCCAAAGGTGCAGAGATACCTGAGCTTCTGCCAGGAGCTCGACCCGGAGATGCGCGGCTCGCTTCTAGACAGCTTTgatgagctgcgcgaggcacACAACTCCTTCGCGCCACAATCGGCGTTTACGAAAGACGGGCCGTCGCCAAAGGACGCGGATGTGTATCACTTCGTCTCCTTTGTATACCGCCACGGACACATCTGGGAGCTCGATGGGCTGCAGGAGGGCccgctgcagtgccgcgAGGCGACGGACGCGAACTACCGAGAGGCGCTCGTGGAGGtagtgcagcggcgcatcgaCGACATTGCAGCAAAGGACACGACGGGTGCCGGGCAGGGCATCTCCTTCTCGCTTATGACGATTGTGGACGACCCGGTCACGGTGTTGGAGAAGAAGATTGCCGCTCTCCGGGCCGAGGAAaagccgacgacggcgctcgacgaagagctggcggagatgctgttgctgcgcaAGAAGGACAAGGAGGCTAACGTGCGTCGCCGTCATGACTACAATGCCATGatcgtggcgctgctgaagaccctggcggagcgcggcaagctggagaaggtggtggcggaggtgcaggcGAAGGCCTCCAAGTAG